The sequence below is a genomic window from Pempheris klunzingeri isolate RE-2024b chromosome 12, fPemKlu1.hap1, whole genome shotgun sequence.
aaaatgtcacaaacatGGAAAAGAGTTGTCATCTGCAAAAAGGgtattaaatcaaatcaaagtgaaattagATCATGAATTTTCTTGGTTACAAATGTGTCTTGTGTTTATAGTTTGGATCGTAACTGCTTTCAGTTATGGTAGTATTGTACTCACCAAAGTAAATGCAGTAACATCAAAGTGAGCTGGAAAGTGGCTAATAATACTGAAGGGAATGAAATGAACAGGGTCAATCTGTAAATTGGAAGGAAAAAttgtatcattttattttattattttgtcctACATTTGGCTCAGCAGGGAGTTCGTTTAAAACCTGCATGACTTTCATACagtcatgagtgtgtgtgtttcttgacCTGTTTGACTATCAAAGCTCAAAGTCATTTTTGTCACTGATAAATTCTCTCACAGAAGCTGCAGGCATATGAGCCACAAAGTGACACTGAACTGTGAAAGCGGAATATGATTCAGACTTGGTCACAGTCAGGAACTGAGTGTACTTGTATGATAGCTCAAATTATCTTGGACTTTTGAAAGACAAGGGAGCGAGTAGGAAATCAGAAAAACCACATTGGGCAGAAGTATAAGCCTCAAGCCAAAAACACAGAGCGTCTCTTCCTTTGTGACCGCTCTTTATTATCTTACTGCTTGTTATATTCTCTAGTTTTGGACTTAGTTAAAAGACACAACAGCTGCAACATCGTCTGCATGTCTGCTGTAAAGTCTTTTGTGAAAAAATACAGTAACATTAGTTTACTTGGCTGGTTACTTTGCAAATAATGGATTAATAAGTGGATTTAAGTGTTGTTAACTGCAAAATGCAATGATAATGAGGAATAATTTCTATAATAGTGTAATAATTGGTAAGAATATTTGATGGAAAAAGCATCAAAGTAAACCGTAACACGACAACAATATTCTTATTGTTATCACCCAAACATTACCACCTTATTCACTGTGTAATTACTGTGGTACTGCACCATTAGTGCTCGTTATTCCCAAGATTATTACTCCTTATTGCCTTGTTAGCACTGAGCTGAAATGTAAAGTGCTACAGATTTAACAGCATATTGCCACACACTGCAACCTTATTTGCATGCAAAAATAGAATTAGGCTTTGACAATAAGGTGTGATActgtaaaacttttatttatcttGAAGTAGTTGCCACACAAAAGCTTTATAACATTAGTTTGATAGAAGAGTGAGCCTTGCCAGTCATGCTatgatactaataataatactcaGCTGATACACTTGGCCCCATATGTAATTATCTACATTTCAAATGTGGGATTTTATAATCAAGAGGTTGAACTGTGGCTGGCACATATTCCACAGCTCCGTCACTGCTCCTGTTATTTTCCAGCTTTTGATACTGCCTGCACTGCTTTGATCCACTCCTTTCTTTCTTCGGCTGTAGCAGCTTGGAGGAAGTAGTGAGTCTCATCTGAGGTGATGATCTCAAAGAGGTTGCCATCAATATCGTACTTTTTGGCTGAAAAGGTGAGGAAAGGGAGTTCAAGGGGATGAGTTGAAGAGTAGCTGCTGACTGTAAACAGCAATCATATGCCCTGGTCACAGTCTGTCACAGTGGGGAAGCAACGGGGCATGTGTTTCCTGTGACAGCGGACTCACTCACCATCAGGCACATGCTCCACTGCTGTAACCACGGACCCTCGGAGATGGATCGAGCCCAGAGGGTCATCGCCCTgccacaaagacagaaaggggaCAAGAGAAGGCAGAAAGAAAAGTTATGTGAGTAACAGAAACagttttattctcatttcagCTTGAACAACTTAATGTATTTACCTTTGTAGGATCATAATAATGAATATAAGCAGGGTCGTCCCTCAGTATGAACTTTCGCACCTTCCAGTTTTTTCTCCTATGTCCCTGTGATAGAATGACACAATGTGCTTATTTCATTTGCTGAATATCACGAAGCCGCGACCAGACTTTACTTTATGCAAATGTGAAGTAGACTTCCTCTTTCATTTAACGTGACAAGTTCCTTGCCTAATAATAACTAAAACATTTCTGACTTTCCACCACAACATCgctgtgtgttatttttatctATCTAAGTGTGATGCTTTTCAGTAGGACAGTAAAGACCCTGGTTTCtcatcaaaaatatattttattaatattattgaaGATTTTTatcatgtaaataaacatttaaaaacctgCAGTGAAACAAATATACAGTGACACTTTTGTTTGATTCACCTGTTTTAGTAAACAGCCCTGTTTTATGATGTTTCCTCTGAATTCTTCCTTCACAAGCACATCTTCATCACTGGAGTAGCCCTCACAGAAGAAGCCACTGTCTGCCTGCCACAAAGCacagccatgcacacacacacacacacacatcaaacacagatATACATTCATCTTTTTTCATGATAATCAATCTTACTGATACTGACTCATTATTTCTCTTgctggaaaagaaagaaggaaagaaaaaagctgtTAAATAGTAACTTTGTGACACTTACAAAGTAATAAAGAGCTTTTGTCTGATCCAAGAAGACTGTTTGCTCTGCgctctctgctccctcttttgACACGtcacctgcaggctggaggaagcCCTCATTCAGGAGCCCTGTTGCTAACATGAGGGCCTCAGGCCTATTTCTCGCTTTCTCCTTTGAAATCAGCCACTCTACCACTGTCGCacctgtgcaaaaaaaaaaaaaaaaaaacaggaaggagcGAAAAATGGTGAGGGCAGTAGAATGTCAAAAAACAACTTCTTCCATGCCTGTAACTTCAGTACAACCAAGACAACAGTACCAGTGAAGCAGTGGTTGAAGACTCGATTCTCCTGCTCCAGTTTTAACTCTCTCACTCCGTCATCTTGGTCTTTCATCAGTGTGTACAGCTCACTGAGAAAAGGAAAGGGAGACACTGTCATCATGTCTTGCTATACTATCATTCTATCACCAAGCGCAAGTAATTAATGATTCACCAAACCCCCGCCCCTGGTTGTTCATCAATCATAGCGCATCAGTCATAACTTAGCACTGCAGTCCTGTCAAGCTTAACTTAGCATGTGTGGGGACTTGCAAGAGTAAATGGTGGcgaaaaaaagacttttttttcgTGCttcaaaaaccaaaaccacaagAACAAAGTTGTAAGATTGATGAATCCATCTGGTTCAATCCAGCTAATTAGCTCTATACCTATATGCAAACATAGTGTTAGTCTAAGGCGAAGAAACATATCTTAAGCTAGTTCCATTATTTGGTGCAGTTGAATTACAATAAGccgacacagacacaccagacttGGATGCCTCTTTGTCAGAGTTTGGGTTATTGTAAGCAGCCCTGTCTTACTTTTCTTGCAGTTGGGCAAGTTTACGCTTCAGCAACCACAACCAAACTCATTATTTGCCAATCACATCAGTTAGTCCTCATCCTCGAAGAGTTTTCTCTTGCAACTTTAAAGGCGaggcaaatttatttgtatagcaccaattcaaagtgctttaaaaaatgaaagacGCTGTTTGAAACAACAGTAAAGCATAAATCTAACCTCTGTGTTTCTTCTCCAAGTATGatttcttaataataataaactaatcCAGGCTAAAGGTGAGttattagcaaaaaaaaaaagtcgatTTATTGGTATTTTCAAAAAACTGTTTCAACCACCAAGCAGATTTTACAGAACATACGTCAGGTTGACTGTGTCAGGCAGGCGAATCGAGCGTCTCGTGGACTTCCTGGCAAATTTCTTTCCCCCCTGTAGGCAGGTAATGGCTCTCTTAATGTCCTTGacccacatctctctctcctccacatgCGAGGCTTGGAAGAAGTGATCCTGCTTCTTCTCTGTTGTAATCTTGAAAACAAGCTGAATGGGGCATCATTAGTCATCATTAGAAATAAGgaaaatcaacaacaaatacaGCTGTAAGATTAATCAAATCTGCAAATTCAAATTAATTGTTAACCATGAATTGTAGTCTTGAAATCCACATGTTCTACATGTGCCATTTTTACATCAAAGCTAGTTGAGATTTTTTAGCAGGCGAACTTGACATTTTCTTACCATCCTCTTGCCAAAATCCTGGCAAGGACTCGTGAGCGTGGCTCCCTTTAGGGGGATCATTCCTTTCGGAGAAcggtctgttttctttttatagaattCCACCCCATCCTCTGACAGCACCACCCACACTGCCTTCCAGGAGTTTAGTACTGTACCCTG
It includes:
- the plek gene encoding pleckstrin, with translation MEPQVIREGYLVKKGTVLNSWKAVWVVLSEDGVEFYKKKTDRSPKGMIPLKGATLTSPCQDFGKRMLVFKITTEKKQDHFFQASHVEEREMWVKDIKRAITCLQGGKKFARKSTRRSIRLPDTVNLTELYTLMKDQDDGVRELKLEQENRVFNHCFTGATVVEWLISKEKARNRPEALMLATGLLNEGFLQPAGDVSKEGAESAEQTVFLDQTKALYYFADSGFFCEGYSSDEDVLVKEEFRGNIIKQGCLLKQGHRRKNWKVRKFILRDDPAYIHYYDPTKGDDPLGSIHLRGSVVTAVEHVPDAKKYDIDGNLFEIITSDETHYFLQAATAEERKEWIKAVQAVSKAGK